The Pseudomonadota bacterium genomic interval TCTCCCCTCTCACCCTGACCAGGGCGACCGCGCCCAGCGGGCGCAGCGCGCTCCTGCGCTAAAACAATTCGATGCTGGACTCGCCAGATGACGACGGCGGCGGTGCGGCGAGTGCGTCCGGTGGCGAACCGAACAAACTGTCGAACACCTCGCACTCGCGCACCATCGTGTAGTCCGACCGCATGCCCGATCGCAGAGCAGCCCACGCGTCAGTGGACTCGGCGCTCGGCGAGGCGACTAGCGAACCCATCTGATCCATGGCGCGAATCAGGTGTTCGAGGCGCTGGGCCTGGTTGTCAGCGAACTGCAGCGTCTGCACGATGACATCGGAGCTGAGCTTGACCTCGCCCTCGGCGCCACCGCTGGCCTTCAGAGCGGCACCCATCACCTTGAAGGCGTCGGCCAGCTCATCCAACCGTTCCTGGGCATCCGAGCGCAGCGCTTCGAGCTGCGCACGCTGCAGATCCAGGAGCGCTTGAAGCGCCCGTTGATGGCCCCCGTCATGATCGTCAGCATCCTCGCAAACGCTGACCCCATTCGGATCGCCCGTGTTGGTCGTCTGAGTCACACAGCCGCCCGCTTAGGAAAAGACGGTCGTGAGCCCTAGCATCGCTAGCGCTTCCGTCAATCGATCGGAACGGTGACGTAGTTCGGTGATCAACGATTGATCGCCCCTCTCATGGGCGAAGGCGGCGATCAGCTGCAGGCCCGCCGTGTCGACCTTCTCCACCTGACTCGCGTTGAGGGTGACCACATCCGTGCTCTCGACGATGCGCGCGAGCTCTTCATGTAGGGCCGAGCTACCGGCGATCGTCAGCTGCCCAGGGAGATTCACCTGGATCGCATCACCTTCCAATTTCTCGACCACCGCTGCTTGTTCTGCCATTGCTCTAACTCCTTCTCCCCGCCAACGTGTTTCGGCCCACCGCGCTGCGCACTACGCCCTTAGGCTGCTGCCCGCCCGCCGCGAGCCTCGCCGCGGTTGTAGAACCGGTGCACGAAGCCTGGCACGTCGAGAATCAGGGCGACGGTGCCGTCGCCGAGAATCGTTGCCCCGGAGAGGCCTTCAACCTGGCGGTAGTTTTCCTCGAGGCTCTTGATCACGACCTGCTGCTGCTCCAGCAGCTCGTCCACGAATAGCCCGACCCGCTGGCCGTCCGCCTCGACGATGACCAGCAGGCCCTGATCGGGCACGTCGGAGCGCGTGCGGTAGAAGGCATCGTAAAAGCTGGTAACGGGTATGAACTCACCCCGCGTCTGGTACACGCGCCGCTTACCCGCGAACTCGTTGATCTCGTTGGAGCGAACCTGGACGGTCTCGACGATGGAGAGCAGCGACAGCACGAAGGTCTCCTCGCCGATACGCACCAGCTGACCGTCGAGGATGGCGAGCGTGAGCGGCAGGCGGATAGTGAAGACCGTGCCGACACCAACCTCCGAGGTCACCTCTACGCGGCCACCGAGGTCCTTGATGTTCCGGCGCACCACGTCCATACCCACGCCACGGCCGGAGACGTCGCTGACCGTTTCGGCGGTCGAGAACCCGGGCTGGAAGATCATCTGGATCGCACGCTCGTCGGAGACCTGCTCGTCCGGTCCCACCAGGCCACGCGAGCGCGCCTTGTCGAGGATCTTCTCAGGGTTGAGGCCCTGGCCGTCGTCGGAGATGCGGATAACGATGTTCCCGCCCTCGTGGAAAGCGCTGAGTTCGATCGTGCCCGTCTCGGACTTGCCGGCCTCCCTACGCTTCTCCACAGGCTCGATGCCATGGTCGAGGGAATTGCGCACCAGGTGCACGAGGGGGTCACCGATCTTCTCGAGTACGGTCTTGTCGAGCTCCGTCTGCTGCCCGGTGAGCTTGAGATCGATCTTCTTGCCGAGCTGAGCGCTCAGGTCGCGTACCAGACGCGGGAAGCGGCTGAAGCAGAAGCGGATCGGCAGCATGCGGATCTGCATGACGCTCTCCTGGAGCTCGCGCGTATGCCGCTCGAGCTGAGCGAGACTGTCCTTCAGACCGCCGAGCGAGTCATCAGCGTCCGCGCCGTAGCGCCTCAGCATCGACTGGGTGATGACGAGCTCACCTACCAGGTTGAGCAGGTTGTCGATCTTGTCGATGCTGACGCGGATCGACGTGGACTCACTGCCACCGCCACCGCCACCGCCAGACTTCTTCGGCGGATCAGCAGGGGGCTTAGCACCGCCCGCGGATGCCGGCGCACTCGCGGGCGGCGGAGCGGCCTTAGCGGGCGCGGCCTCGGCCTTACCAGGCGCACTCGGCGCGGCTGCTGGCGCAGGCGCGGCTGCAGGCGACGCGGCAGGGGATGCTTGCGCAGCGCTGGCGGCGGCCTGTGGTGCTGCCGCCTGCGCCTGGCCCGGGGTGGCGCCTGATTCGTCGCCTGTCTCACCCGCCACTGCTGCAGCAGCTTCGCTGATGGCGATATCGGCGCTGAGCTCCACCCAGTCGAATACGTCGCGCACACTCTGAAGGCTCTCAGCCGTGCGCACCACGAAGGTCCAGTCCAGGTAGCAAGCTTCGGGATTGAGTTCACCGAAGGCCGGCAACTTGTCGAGGGCGACGCTGGGGGTGACCGCCCCGAGGGCAGCGAGATCGCGCGTGAGGCTGAGGACGCAGTTCCCCGTCGCCATCATGTTCGGATGAGGAGCGAACTTGACGGTCACGTCGCGCTGCCCATCGTCCGCTGCCTCCCCGGCAGCCTGCGTCGCGCCGGCAGCCGGTTGTTCGGCTGCGCCCGCGTCTCCCGGTGCGCCCTGCGCAGCTTCGGCGGAGGCCTTCCCAGTGGCGGTGGCTGCATCGCCGGCGGCACTCTGCCCGCCCGCGGCGGCATCCGCCGGACCGCCCTGCCCCAGGGCAGCCACTTCGGTCTCGAGCTTCTGCTGCAAATCGGCAACTCGGGCCGTATCGTGGGCAGAGCCCTCTTTGGCCGCTCCTAGCATATCTCGTAGGCAATCGACGGACTTCAACAGAAGCGCGACGACCGGCTCGGTCACGTTGCGCTCACCCGAACGCATCTGATCGAGCAGCGTCTCCATATGATGGGTGAACTCAGCGATCGCCTCGAAGCCGAAGGTACCGGAGCCACCCTTGATGGAGTGCGCAGCGCGGAACACCTCGTTGACCGTATCGGCGTCGGGCTCACCTGGTTCTAGGCGTAGGAGTCCGGCTTCGAGTACCTCGAGCCCTTCCACACTTTCTTCGAAGAAAATGTCCGTGATTTCGGACATGTCGAAGTCGGACATGCGACGTATCTCCTCGGGGTCAGGACAGCACTTTGTCGACCGTTGCGAGCAACGAGTCGGGACTGAAGGGCTTTACGATCCAACCGGTGGCACCGGCGGACTTCCCCTTGGCTTTCATCTCAGCGCTCGACTCGGTGGTCAGCACCAGGATGGGAGTGAATCGGTAACCACCGAGTTCTCGCAGGCGCGAGATCAACGTGATCCCATTCATTTCCGGCATGTGGACGTCGGTCACGACGAGGTTCACATCCTCGTCCTGGGCGAACTCGAGCGCCTCGACGCCGTTTTCGGCGGTCACGACATCGTGTCCGCCAGACTTCAACACCAACGTCACCATCTGCCGAATCGAGGGCGAGTCGTCAACCGCAAGAATCTTAGCCACGTCGTCTAGTTCCTGTGCCTGCGTATGTCGTGTAAGAGGACTGGGAAGGAGGCGCTCTCGGGCGCTCTTATGACCAATCCTCTACCTAACTAGCGTAGTGTTCTTAATCGGAGCGCAGTCCTAGTGGACTGCCTCTTCTTCATCCATCTGCATGTGCGAATCGACCAGGTTGTCGATGTCCAGCAGGATCAACATCTTCTCGTCAACGGTCACCAGGCCCTTCACGAAGTCGATGTTCACGGACGTGCCGACTTCGGGCGGTGGCTTGATGTTCTCGTGAGGCACCGAGTACACCTCGGACACGGCGTCCACGACGAACCCGAAGGTGTGCTCGCGCTTAGCATCCGACTGCACCTTCACGATCACCACCACCGTCGTGTTGCTGTACTCGAGGGGGTCGAGCTCAAAGCGGCGGCGTAGATCGATGACCGGCACCACGGTGCCGCGGAGGTTGATGACCCCCATGACGAACTCGGGCGTGTTGGGAATGCGGGTTGCCGTGTCCCACCCCTTAATCTCCTGCACACGCAATATGTCGACCCCGTATTCGGCGCCGTCGAGCATGAAGGTGAGATACTGGTTGGTGGTCGACTCGGTGGCAGACTCCGTCGCTGTTTCGTTGGTGATGGCCATCGGTCCTCGTTTCCTGGGTAGCTGTCGGGGGCACCTGCTGCTCGCTCTCTCATCGAGCAGCCGCGCGTTCTCGGATCGCTGAGACTGCTATCGACCCGTTTGCGCGTAATTGGAGGCACGACCGTATGGAATCCTCTGGCGCGTAAGGAATCTGTGCGCCATTCGGCATTCCCGATGCCACCGCTGCAGGGCCCCCTCAGTTCCTCGACCCGATCGACTGTCTGCTCTCAAGTTACTGCGCACGCAGCCGACACCCTTCGAGATGGTGATGCGCT includes:
- a CDS encoding chemotaxis protein CheW encodes the protein MAITNETATESATESTTNQYLTFMLDGAEYGVDILRVQEIKGWDTATRIPNTPEFVMGVINLRGTVVPVIDLRRRFELDPLEYSNTTVVVIVKVQSDAKREHTFGFVVDAVSEVYSVPHENIKPPPEVGTSVNIDFVKGLVTVDEKMLILLDIDNLVDSHMQMDEEEAVH
- a CDS encoding response regulator, with protein sequence MAKILAVDDSPSIRQMVTLVLKSGGHDVVTAENGVEALEFAQDEDVNLVVTDVHMPEMNGITLISRLRELGGYRFTPILVLTTESSAEMKAKGKSAGATGWIVKPFSPDSLLATVDKVLS
- a CDS encoding chemotaxis protein CheA — encoded protein: MSDFDMSEITDIFFEESVEGLEVLEAGLLRLEPGEPDADTVNEVFRAAHSIKGGSGTFGFEAIAEFTHHMETLLDQMRSGERNVTEPVVALLLKSVDCLRDMLGAAKEGSAHDTARVADLQQKLETEVAALGQGGPADAAAGGQSAAGDAATATGKASAEAAQGAPGDAGAAEQPAAGATQAAGEAADDGQRDVTVKFAPHPNMMATGNCVLSLTRDLAALGAVTPSVALDKLPAFGELNPEACYLDWTFVVRTAESLQSVRDVFDWVELSADIAISEAAAAVAGETGDESGATPGQAQAAAPQAAASAAQASPAASPAAAPAPAAAPSAPGKAEAAPAKAAPPPASAPASAGGAKPPADPPKKSGGGGGGGSESTSIRVSIDKIDNLLNLVGELVITQSMLRRYGADADDSLGGLKDSLAQLERHTRELQESVMQIRMLPIRFCFSRFPRLVRDLSAQLGKKIDLKLTGQQTELDKTVLEKIGDPLVHLVRNSLDHGIEPVEKRREAGKSETGTIELSAFHEGGNIVIRISDDGQGLNPEKILDKARSRGLVGPDEQVSDERAIQMIFQPGFSTAETVSDVSGRGVGMDVVRRNIKDLGGRVEVTSEVGVGTVFTIRLPLTLAILDGQLVRIGEETFVLSLLSIVETVQVRSNEINEFAGKRRVYQTRGEFIPVTSFYDAFYRTRSDVPDQGLLVIVEADGQRVGLFVDELLEQQQVVIKSLEENYRQVEGLSGATILGDGTVALILDVPGFVHRFYNRGEARGGRAAA
- a CDS encoding STAS domain-containing protein; translated protein: MAEQAAVVEKLEGDAIQVNLPGQLTIAGSSALHEELARIVESTDVVTLNASQVEKVDTAGLQLIAAFAHERGDQSLITELRHRSDRLTEALAMLGLTTVFS